A stretch of Henckelia pumila isolate YLH828 chromosome 4, ASM3356847v2, whole genome shotgun sequence DNA encodes these proteins:
- the LOC140860566 gene encoding protein TRANSPARENT TESTA 16-like has protein sequence MGRAKLNMELISKEKSRNITFKKRKEGLIRKIREFTTLCAVEACMIIYGPKQDKGSTEPEFWPENMDEMRRIIDIYKAKNKDSGNKSYGLSDFFHDRRKKIEDELSKLRKRNMEARFPTWLDFMNCLTEGQLREFAANLRAKYEHMRPAVHNLKRSKEANFDANFGGLNPSQNQGLYNNPAGMNIQRGNIEFEVINQMKPIMHCPDHHQELHSVNQNSMMMLMLSDNDHRVQFGGASTSGNISFKHQVYYESNPVLGHSPRRTSSLPRFYVPPVAPAPYMIPPPLPQLPFFTRESLDELDLMQYQMKGEF, from the coding sequence ATGGGGAGAGCAAAATTGAACATGGAACTAATAAGCAAAGAAAAATCAAGAAACATAACATTCAAGAAACGAAAAGAAGGCTTGATCAGAAAGATCCGAGAATTCACCACACTTTGTGCCGTGGAAGCATGCATGATAATCTACGGTCCGAAACAGGACAAGGGCTCCACCGAACCCGAATTCTGGCCCGAAAACATGGACGAAATGCGACGTATAATCGACATCTACAAGGCCAAGAACAAGGACTCAGGAAACAAGTCTTATGGCCTGTCTGATTTCTTCCACGACAGGAGGAAAAAGATCGAGGACGAGCTTTCGAAGCTCCGAAAAAGGAACATGGAAGCCAGGTTCCCAACTTGGCTCGATTTTATGAACTGTTTGACAGAAGGTCAGTTGAGAGAATTCGCGGCAAATTTGAGGGCCAAGTACGAGCACATGAGACCAGCAGTCCATAATTTGAAGAGAAGCAAAGAGGCTAATTTCGACGCGAATTTCGGGGGACTGAATCCGTCCCAAAACCAAGGCTTGTACAATAATCCAGCTGGGATGAATATCCAAAGAGGGAACATCGAGTTCGAAGTGATAAACCAGATGAAACCAATCATGCATTGCCCTGATCATCACCAAGAATTGCATTCAGTGAACCAGAATTCGATGATGATGCTCATGTTGAGCGATAATGATCATCGGGTGCAGTTCGGGGGCGCATCGACTAGTGGCAACATTTCGTTTAAACATCAGGTTTACTACGAATCCAATCCTGTGTTAGGTCACAGCCCGCGCCGGACGTCTTCGTTGCCGCGGTTTTACGTGCCACCGGTGGCTCCGGCACCCTACATGATTCCGCCGCCTCTGCCGCAGCTGCCCTTCTTTACAAGGGAGAGCCTTGATGAGTTGGATCTCATGCAGTATCAAATGAAGGGGGAGTTTTGA
- the LOC140861356 gene encoding uncharacterized protein has product MKYFQEKMVSFIFFTLTFFSLVDSSVSSSIVSDFQALIALKQGFQFSNLAISTWNSSNPTLVCYWSGITCLDDRVISLDISNLGLYGSVSPEISRLDKLVELSIDGNNFTGEIKIENMSSLSFLNISNNQFSGSLDWNYSSLANLEVFDAYNNNFSAYLPEGLLSLKSLKHLELGGNYFQGEIPVSYGNLVELEYLSLAGNELQGKIPKELGNLTNLREIYLGYYNVYDGGIPKEFGKLVNLVHMDLSSCQLHGPIPSEVGNLKLLDTIFLHINRLSGPIPKQLGNLTRLVNLDLSVNTFTGEIPYDLINLKQIKLLNLFMNRLHGSIPGFVADYPELETLALWMNNFTGVIPTNLGQNQRLQDLDLSSNKLTGTIPKDLCSSKQLRILILQKNFLFGSIPEELGMCTSLVRVRLGYNYLNGSIPSGFIYLPELNFLELQSNMLSGFLSESSNNSTNQTKLGQINLSNNQISGSLPLSLSNFSSLQILLLSVNNFSGPIPPSIGELNQVVRVDLSGNSLAGEIPHEIGNCLHLNYLDLSKNNLSGTIPEEICNIRILNYLNLSRNHLNEAIPQSVGLMKSLTTADFSFNNLSGKLPESGQFLVFNASSFMGNPGLCGSLLNNPCSIATITSPPRKSSNSFKLIFALGLLMCSLVFAVAAIIKTKTFKRSGSNSWKMTAFQKLDFTVSDILECVKDGNVIGRGGAGIVYHAKMPNGVEIAVKKLLGLNSINNHDHGFKAEIQTLGNIRHRNIVKLLAFCSNKDTNLLVYEYMRNGSLGEALHGKKGGLLNWNLRYNIALEAAKGLCYLHHDCSPLILHRDVKSNNILLNSRFEAHVADFGLARYLVDGGASQCMSAIAGSYGYIAPEYAYTLRVDEKSDVYSYGVVLLELVTGRRPVGEFGEGVDIVQWIRCSTNCRREEVSRIIDPRLTVVPKDEAMHLFFVAMLCIQENSVERPTMREVVQMLSEFPRRSLELQSSSSGSGFQLQQKKNPDEKIPHDLLV; this is encoded by the exons ATGAAATATTTCCAAGAAAAGATGGTGTCCTTTATCTTCTTCACACTCACATTCTTCTCCCTTGTGGACAGTTCTGTTTCTTCATCTATTGTTTCCGATTTTCAGGCTTTAATCGCACTGAAACAAGGATTTCAGTTCTCTAATTTGGCTATAAGCACTTGGAATTCTTCTAATCCCACCTTGGTGTGTTATTGGAGTGGAATCACATGCCTCGATGATAGAGTGATATCTCTTGATATATCGAACCTTGGTCTGTATGGCTCTGTTTCTCCTGAAATTTCAAGACTTGACAAGCTGGTAGAGCTGTCCATTGACGGAAACAACTTCACTGGTGAAATCAAGATAGAAAATATGAGCAGCCTTTCTTTTCTCAACATATCCAATAATCAGTTTAGTGGGTCTTTGGATTGGAATTATTCCAGCCTTGCCAATTTAGAAGTGTTTGATGCATATAACAACAATTTCTCTGCTTATCTTCCAGAAGGATTATTGAGTTTGAAGAGTCTCAAGCACTTGGAATTAGGAGGAAACTATTTCCAAGGTGAAATCCCCGTAAGTTACGGGAATTTGGTGGAACTGGAGTATTTGTCATTGGCAGGAAATGAACTTCAGGGGAAAATCCCGAAGGAACTGGGAAATCTTACTAATTTGAGGGAGATTTACTTGGGATATTACAATGTTTATGATGGTGGAATTCCGAAGGAATTTGGAAAGTTGGTGAATTTAGTTCACATGGATCTTTCAAGCTGTCAACTGCATGGTCCAATACCTTCAGAGGTGGGGAATTTGAAGTTGCTGGACACTATCTTTCTGCATATAAATCGACTCTCGGGGCCGATCCCAAAGCAATTAGGCAACTTGACAAGACTTGTAAATCTTGATCTTTCTGTCAACACATTCACTGGAGAAATCCCATACGATCTTATCAacctcaagcaaatcaagcttcTCAATCTGTTCATGAATAGATTGCACGGCTCAATACCAGGATTTGTTGCTGATTATCCCGAGTTAGAAACTCTTGCGCTCTGGATGAACAATTTCACAGGCGTTATCCCAACGAATCTTGGCCAAAATCAGAGGCTGCAGGACCTGGATTTGTCTTCAAACAAGCTCACTGGTACAATCCCTAAAGACTTGTGTTCCTCAAAACAGCTTCGAATACTAatacttcaaaaaaattttctcTTTGGCTCAATTCCAGAGGAATTGGGCATGTGCACAAGTCTGGTTAGGGTGAGGTTGGGGTATAACTACTTGAATGGAAGCATACCAAGTGGCTTTATTTACTTGCCTGAACTAAATTTTCTTGAATTGCAGAGCAATATGTTGTCTGGATTCTTGTCTGAGAGTAGTAACAATTCGACCAACCAGACTAAATTAGGCCAGATAAACCTATCAAACAATCAGATTTCAGGATCTTTGCCATTATCCCTTTCAAACTTTTCTTCCTTACAGATACTTTTGCTAAGTGTAAACAATTTTTCTGGTCCAATCCCTCCTTCAATAGGTGAACTCAACCAAGTAGTACGAGTTGATCTTAGTGGAAATTCGCTTGCTGGCGAAATCCCACATGAAATAGGCAATTGTCTCCATCTCAATTATTTAGATTTGAGCAAGAACAATTTATCTGGCACAATACCAGAAGAAATTTGCAATATTCGAATCTTGAATTACTTGAACCTGTCAAGGAACCACTTGAATGAAGCCATACCCCAATCCGTTGGCTTGATGAAAAGCCTTACGACAGCGGACTTCTCATTCAACAATCTCTCTGGAAAACTACCCGAATCAGGGCAATTTTTAGTCTTCAACGCTTCATCATTCATGGGGAACCCTGGACTGTGTGGATCCTTATTGAACAACCCCTGCAGCATCGCAACAATCACAAGTCCACCTAGAAAATCAAGCAATTCCTTCAAACTAATCTTTGCCCTTGGCCTGTTAATGTGCTCTTTAGTATTTGCCGTAGCAGCTATCATCAAGACCAAAACATTCAAGAGAAGTGGCTCAAATTCTTGGAAAATGACCGCCTTCCAAAAGCTTGATTTCACAGTTTCTGACATCCTGGAATGCGTGAAAGATGGCAATGTGATAGGCAGAGGAGGAGCCGGGATCGTTTACCACGCCAAAATGCCTAATGGAGTCGAGATCGCTGTCAAGAAACTTCTCGGATTAAACAGCATTAACAACCATGATCATGGCTTCAAAGCTGAGATTCAAACGCTAGGCAACATCAGGCACAGAAACATTGTAAAACTCCTGGCATTTTGTTCCAACAAGGATACAAATCTTCTTGTGTATGAATACATGAGAAATGGCAGCTTAGGGGAGGCATTGCATGGGAAAAAGGGTGGACTCTTGAACTGGAACTTGAGGTACAATATTGCACTGGAAGCTGCAAAAGGGCTGTGCTATCTTCATCATGATTGCTCGCCTTTGATCCTGCACAGGGATGTCAAGTCAAACAACATATTGTTAAATTCAAGATTTGAAGCACATGTCGCGGATTTTGGTTTGGCCAGATACTTGGTGGATGGAGGTGCCTCTCAGTGCATGTCAGCAATTGCAGGATCTTACGGTTACATCGCTCCAG AATACGCTTACACGTTGAGAGTAGACGAGAAGAGCGACGTCTACAGCTACGGTGTAGTCCTCCTGGAACTGGTGACGGGGCGACGGCCGGTTGGGGAGTTCGGCGAAGGAGTGGACATCGTACAGTGGATCAGGTGTTCGACGAATTGCCGGAGAGAAGAAGTGAGTCGAATCATCGACCCGAGGCTGACCGTCGTCCCTAAGGATGAAGCCATGCACTTGTTCTTCGTGGCAATGCTATGTATCCAAGAAAACAGCGTGGAGCGGCCCACCATGAGGGAGGTGGTGCAGATGCTGTCGGAATTCCCCCGCCGATCGCTGGAACTGCAATCGTCTTCATCGGGAAGTGGGTTTCAGTTACAGCAGAAGAAGAATCCTGATGAGAAAATTCCACATGATCTTCTTGTGTAA
- the LOC140864218 gene encoding uncharacterized protein has protein sequence MKRRRGSKKGKAKKPKLLSATVTNDVVSNVASLNTEENSALDDSDNMVDSGTDAETKPSPPQGGQPETLNNNDSVGRPVNNTSVKAVYTRVKVKIKTSKNLESHHASSDAPTLSDTEKSSQHFGSEKQLVLNDRMEDSSNSLSETKEGISGTTSKKSMGIKIKSSKGFGCSSMSPCSNTETIKGDRTENKDVDLLQDSKNNEQELKAALEVIRKVMKMDAAEPFNVPVNPVALGIPDYFDVIDTPMDFGTICSNLEKGVKYKNSENVFRDVQYIWDNCYKYNNKGDYIVELMKRVRKNFTKYWTAVGLFDDDQLQETNGRGRECAVSCQEGVESTPVMDITPSSQGNTPMESGAFSLLGKKFHGLKKHKEGCQCAICVMMRRRQEREEIVRMMGGTDGSDDSVGEDMKPESPFGVYASPNMENHLDAERKGQDTKLGHIRNLYSQAKENDITITGKGEGSEDLAIGHRSGDENGKQYHTPHLASGGSISSETKKEMPVHDEDGNAELDQQKPKEFLDEKQRAKMLENLRYLENPMLLKLCGTLFADNSKSFWNGPHSLVGRPQRRTSLHSAISKFME, from the exons ATGAAGCGGAGGCGTGGAAGCAAGAAAGGAAAAGCAAAAAAACCGAAGTTGTTGAGCGCAACTGTCACAAACGATGTAGTTTCGAATGTTGCTAGTTTGAATACAGAAGAAAACTCTGCTTTAGATGATTCTGACAATATGGTTGACTCTGGAACAGATGCTGAGACGAAACCGTCACCACCACAAGGTGGTCAACCCGAAACACTTAATAATAATGATTCTGTAGGACGGCCAGTTAATAATACATCTGTGAAAGCGGTTTATACACGGGTAAAAGTGAAGatcaaaacttcaaaaaatTTAGAATCTCATCATGCTTCCTCAGATGCCCCCACACTCAGCGATACCGAAAAGAGTAGCCAACATTTTGGTTCAGAAAAGCAGCTAGTCCTCAATGACAGAATGGAAGACAGTTCGAACTCTTTGTCTGAGACTAAGGAGGGCATATCTGGAACTACATCAAAAAAGTCTATGGGTATAAAGATTAAATCGTCAAAGGGCTTTGGCTGTTCAAGTATGAGCCCGTGTAGCAATACTGAAACTATCAAGGGAGATAGGACGGAAAATAAGGATGTGGATTTACTCCAGGATTCAAAAAACAATGAGCAAGAACTGAAAGCTGCCTTGGAA GTAATAAGAAAGGTCATGAAAATGGATGCAGCCGAGCCCTTCAATGTTCCAGTTAATCCTGTTGCTCTTGGAATACCA GACTATTTTGATGTCATTGACACACCTATGGATTTTGGCACGATATGCAGTAACCTTGAAAAAGGTGTTAAATACAAGAATTCAGAGAATGTTTTCAGGGATGTACAGTACATATGGGATAACTGCTACAAGTATAATAATAAAGGTGATTATATTGTTGAACTCATGAAGCGGGTGAGGAAAAACTTCACAAAGTATTGGACTGCTGTTGGTTTATTCGATGATGATCAGCTTCAGGAAACTAATG GAAGAGGGAGAGAATGTGCAGTTAGCTGTCAAGAAg GTGTTGAAAGCACACCAGTTATGGATATTACTCCTTCAAGTCAAGGAAATACACCAATGGAAAGTGGTGCTTTCAGCCTTTTGGGTAAAAAGTTTCATGG ACTTAAGAAGCATAAGGAAGGCTGCCAATGCGCTATATGCGTAATGATGCGACGCAGGCAAGAGAGAGAGGAGATTGTTCGTATGATGGGTGGAACTGACGGAAGTGATGATTCTGTGGGTGAAGACATGAAGCCAGAG AGTCCCTTTGGCGTGTATGCCTCGCCAAATATGGAGAACCACTTGGATGCAGAAAGGAAAGGACAAGATACGAAGTTGGGACATATCAGAAATTTGTATAGCCAGGCAAAGGAGAATGACATTACAATTACAGGAAAAGGAGAGGGTTCCGAAGATTTGGCGATTGGTCATAGATCAGgagatgaaaatggtaaacaATATCATACACCACATTTAGCCTCTGGTGGCAGCATATCAAGTGAAACTAAGAAAGAAATGCCGGTGCATGACGAGGATGGGAATGCCGAGCTTGATCAACAGAAGCCAAAG GAATTTCTAGATGAGAAACAAAGAGCTAAAATGTTGGAGAATCTTCGTTATCTGGAGAATCCAATGCTTTTAAAGTTATGCGGGACGTTGTTTGCGGACAATTCCAAGTCTTTTTGGAACGGCCCTCATTCATTGGTCGGCCGCCCCCAGAGAAGGACTTCCCTTCATTCTGCCATTTCAAAATTCATGGAATAG